The Stigmatella ashevillena genomic sequence GGGGCGGCAGGGCGAAGGGATCCTCCGGAGGGGGAAGGGCGAAGGGGTCCTGCTCGGGCGCAGCGGGAGGAGGGGGAAGGGCGAACGGATCCTCCTCGGGCAGGACGGTCTGCTGGGCGTAGCCCAGATCGTCGTCCGCGGAGGGTGGGGGAAGGGCGAACGGATCGTTCGGGTCCGCGGCGCCCGGCAAGGGGATCGCCGTATCGAAGGACATGGCGTCCGCGGCCCCCGCGCCCGGCAAGGGGATCGCGGCCTGCGGCTCGTAGGCGCCCGGCAGGGGGATGGCCCCTGGAGCCCCCGCGCCTGGATCGCTGTAAGAGCCGAAGGGATCGTCCTGAACCGCGCTCGGATCGTAGGCGTACGGGTCAGGCGCCGCGGGCGCCGGAGGCTCGTGCGAGAAGTCGAAGGCATTGCCCGCGTCCGGTATCCCGGATGCGCCGTAGGGGGGGGCCGCGACTGGGGTCGCATCTCGGAAGGCCGCGCTGGGCAGCGAGGACAGGGAGACGACGCGGGTGGACTCTTCCTGCTCGGGAGGGTTGAAGTCCTCGCTGTTGTAGGACGAGAAGGGGTCCGCGGCGCCCGGCAGGGGAATGGCGGTGGACGGCGGCGTGACGGCGCCCGGCAGCGGAATGGCGGCGGCGTGGGGGGCCGCGGCGCCCGGCAACGGAATGGCGGCCGGGGTCTGCATCGCGTCCGCGGGCTTGATGGGGAAGGTGGCCTGGCACTTGGCGCACTTCAGCTTGGCGCCGCCGGCGGGGATCCGCTTGTCATCGATGTTGTAATTCGTCTGGCAAGACGGGCACGAGACTTTCATGGATTTCCTTCAAGAACCTGTTGGCGCGGGCGCCCGCGAGCGGGCCCGGATCAGCCCCACGACGCGCGCAGGCTAGCAGAGGGCTTTCCGTGGCGGAAAGAAGGCGAACGTGTTGGCGGACGAACGCCCTCGGCTTCCAGCAGAGGGGCCAGGGAGCCGGGGCCCTGGTGCTTGAGGGACGAACAGGTTTTGCCCACCTTGCCGCGAGAGGTGGTAGACCCAGCGGACATGGATCCCACCGTCATTCTCGGCGCGGGCCTCGCGGGGCTGTCCGCTGCCCATTTTCTCAAGCGTCCCTGGCGGCTGATTGAGAAGACCGATCGGGTCGGTGGCCTCATCAAGACCGAGGTCATCGAGGGCTGCGCGTTCGATCCCACGGGGCACTGGCTGCACCTGAGGGATCCCGAGATTCGCGAGCTGGTCAACACGCGCTGGTTGCCTGGACGCATGGTGAGCATCCAGCGCAAGGCGGCCATCTTCTCGCGAGGGGTCTTCACGCGCTTTCCCTATCAGGTGAACACCCACGGGCTGCCGCCCGAGGTGGTCGCGGAGAACCTGGTGGGCTACGTGGATGCCATCTACGGAGAGAAGGGCCGCGCGCTGCGAGAGCGCGAGCCACGCAACTTCGAGGAGTTCATCCTTCGCTACATGGGCGAGGGCTTCGCGAAGAACTTCATGGTGCCGTACAACCAGAAGCTCTGGACGGTGCATCCCCGGGAGCTGTCCGCGGCGTGGGTGGGCCGTTTCGTGCCCCGGCCCAGCCTCAAGGAAGTGGTGGATGGGGCGCTGGGCGTGGGCAGCGATGCGTTGGGCTACAACGCCTCCTTCCTGTACCCCCGCGAGGGCGGCATCGAGAGCCTCGCCCAGGCGATGCTGCGCGGCCTGGAAGGGGGCGAGGTGAGTGTCCGCACCGAGCCCACCGCGATTGACTGGAAGGCCCGCAGAGTCACCCTTTCCGATGGACGGACCCTCGGCTACGCGGAGCTGCTGTCCACGCTGCCCCTGCCCTACCTGGTGCGTCTGCTCGCCCAGGGGGGCTCGGGCGTGCCCGACGAGGTGCGGGATGCCGCGGGACGCCTTCGCGCGACCACGGTGACCTACGTCTGCGTGGGCGCCCGGGGAAAGAACCGCCAGCCCTGGCATTGGATCTACCTGCCCGAGCCGGAGTTCACGACCTACCGCATCGGGTCGCCCTCCGCGGTCTACGAGCCCCTGGCGCCGCCGGACACGGCCTCCTTCTACGTGGAGTACAGCCACCATGGGGAGCTGTCCCCCGCCCAGTGCGAGCAGGCCGCGGTCAAGGAACTCGTCCTCTCGCGGATGGTCCATGGGCCCGAGGACATCCTCTTCGCCCGGGCCGTGGAGATTCCCCATGCCTACGTCCTCTACGACGAGGCGTATGGCCCGGCGAAAGCGGAGATTCTCCGTTTCCTGGAGCACGCACGCATCCTGACGGCCGGGCGCTATGGCCAGTGGGAGTACTCCTCCATGGAGGATGCCATCCTGGGCGGCCGGGCCTGTGCCCAGGTTCTCAACGCCCGGTGAGTCCGGGATGGCACTCGGCTGTCGACGGGTTGCCGGGAGCGTGCTAGGCCGCGCCCTCTGACCTGCACGGCATCCCTCGACCATGGCCCCGTACCTGTCTGTCGTCATTCCCGTCTACAACGAGGTCTCGATTCTCGCCTCTGCCGCGGCGGAGCTGTGCCAAGGGCTGGATGCGCGGGGGTGGGACTACGAGGTCATCTTCGCGGAGAATGGCTCCCGGGATGCGACGCCGGAGTTGCTGGAGAAGCTGTGCGCCCAGAACCCGCGCCTGCACTGGTTCCATTCGGAGCGGCCCAACTACGGCGCGGCCCTCAAGGCCGGCATCATCCGGGCCCGGGGAACCTACGTGGTGTGCGATGAGATCGACCTGTGCGATCTCACCTTCTATGACGCGGCGCTGCCCCGGTTGGAGCGGGGGGATGCGGACATGGTCGTCGGCTCCAAGGCCGCCAAGGGGGCCAGTGACCGGCGGCCCGTGGTGCGGCGCGTGGCCACGCGCGTCCACAACAAGTTGCTGAAGGTGATGCTGGGCTTCCGGGGCACGGACACGCATGGGCTGAAGGCCTTCCGGCGCGAGGCCTTGCTGCCCGTCATCGCCCGGTGCGTGGTGGACATGGACGTGTTCGCCAGCGAG encodes the following:
- a CDS encoding protoporphyrinogen/coproporphyrinogen oxidase produces the protein MDPTVILGAGLAGLSAAHFLKRPWRLIEKTDRVGGLIKTEVIEGCAFDPTGHWLHLRDPEIRELVNTRWLPGRMVSIQRKAAIFSRGVFTRFPYQVNTHGLPPEVVAENLVGYVDAIYGEKGRALREREPRNFEEFILRYMGEGFAKNFMVPYNQKLWTVHPRELSAAWVGRFVPRPSLKEVVDGALGVGSDALGYNASFLYPREGGIESLAQAMLRGLEGGEVSVRTEPTAIDWKARRVTLSDGRTLGYAELLSTLPLPYLVRLLAQGGSGVPDEVRDAAGRLRATTVTYVCVGARGKNRQPWHWIYLPEPEFTTYRIGSPSAVYEPLAPPDTASFYVEYSHHGELSPAQCEQAAVKELVLSRMVHGPEDILFARAVEIPHAYVLYDEAYGPAKAEILRFLEHARILTAGRYGQWEYSSMEDAILGGRACAQVLNAR
- a CDS encoding glycosyltransferase family 2 protein, with translation MAPYLSVVIPVYNEVSILASAAAELCQGLDARGWDYEVIFAENGSRDATPELLEKLCAQNPRLHWFHSERPNYGAALKAGIIRARGTYVVCDEIDLCDLTFYDAALPRLERGDADMVVGSKAAKGASDRRPVVRRVATRVHNKLLKVMLGFRGTDTHGLKAFRREALLPVIARCVVDMDVFASEFVIRAWREGLKVMEIPIQLHEKRQPSIHLFRRVPNVLKNVGKLVYVIRIRGT